The Alteromonas mediterranea DE genome contains the following window.
TGTACTGCTAAGCAGCGTGGCATTAGCACATGAGGCTATAGAAATTAAATCTAGCACACCAAGCAAAAATGCAATGCTGATGGAGGCCCCAATGGAACTATCAGTCAGCTTTACCAAGGGAGTTAGATTAATAAAAGTAGTTTTAAAAGATAGTGAAGGTGCAAAAGTTGATTTTGGCTTTGAACCTCCGAAAGAGGTTGCAACGGATTATTCTTGGACCTTACCTAAATTACGTCCAGGTTCATACAATGTTGAGTTCATCATGCTTGGCTCCGATGGGCACAAGATGAAAGATAGTTTTGGATTTATGGTGCACTAAAAAGGGGATTCAGCTGTGGAAATGTATATCTGGAACACTGTAATTGTAGTGTCAAAGCTAATGTTTTATTTAGGTTTCGCGGCCACAGCTGGATATACATTTTTCTGGCGAGATATTAACGATAATAGCACAAATTATACAACGCCATCTTATAGCGCTGTATGGGTAAAGGTTTGTGTCTTTGTTGCGTTTATTTCTAATGCAGTGTGGTTTATCGCGAACACTGGAGCGATGGTAGAAGAGGGAATTCAAGGCGCACTTGACCCCTTTATGCTTAAGATAATGTTGAGTTCTCCTATCGGTGAAGTCACCTTGTATCGTGCGGGGGGGTTAGCCGTAGCTTTAATAACTATCTACTTATTGAAATTTAAACCTCTTAAACCTTTCCTAAGGTTAAAGTCTTGCTTACTTGTGCTGTGTCTATTCACTCTCTCGTACACATTTACTTTAACCGGCCACGTTTCTGAATTAGGAAGTATTGCTCGAATACTACTTATGGTTCACGTATTTGTTATGGCTTGGTGGTTTGGTGCATTGATTCCGTTAAAGCTCTCCTGCCATTACCAGAGCTACGAAAAGCTTTATAAATTAATGGATAGGTTTGGTACGCAGGCGGCCGTATTGGTTACCTTATTATTATCTGCAGGCATTTGGCTAGCTATTCAATTGGTAGGTAGTTTTGAAGGGTTATTTAGCTCCATATATGGGCAAACTCTTCTTGTTAAAATGTTCCTTGTAACTAGCATTCTAGCTATTGCTATACGGCACAAACTGAAATTAGTCCCAAAACTTAAAAGTGGCTCGGGAAGCGAAGCACTCTCAAAATCCATTTCATTAGAGTTAACAATAGCAGTTGCTATTTTAATCATTACTTCTGGGCTTACGAGTATTGTAGGTCCCGAAAGATAAAACTTAGAAGAGAAATTCAAATGAAAATTAAATTATTAGTCTTACTATTTATCATGCCCGTAATCATGAGTTTTGCTGCTAGTGCCCATGAAAAAGAACATCATGAGAAAGGTATGTTTAGTGGGTTAGATACGCCTGCAGCTAAAATAGTTATTGCATTCCATCACGCGCTTAATACGGGAGACAAAATCACTGCGAAGAGCCTACTGGCGGATGATGTGACTATTTATGAAGGAGGCGGAGTTGAGAGGAGCGCAGATGAATATGCTCAACATCATATGAATTCAGATATGGAATATCTATCGTCAGTGACAAATAAAGCGTTGGAGCATCAAGTCAAAGTTCTGGGCAACACAGCAATCTCCGCATCGCGGTTTCTGGTCAATGGGATGTTTAAGGGGGAAGAGAGAGACTACCAAAGTATGGAAACAATTGTCTTAATCAACACCGAAGGAGAGTGGAAAATCAAACATATTCATTGGTCAAATTGATTCGATTAACTACCCGAGAGAGCTCGTATGAAAAAATTTTTAATCATAATCATTTCGTCTTTGTTATCTTTTTTTCACTTTCGCTCATGATAACAATGCAACTGATAAAGATCAGATAAAAGACATTATAAAGCAAATTGAATATGGCTGGGAGAATGGAGACGGTGCCCCCTTTAAAAAGCACTTTTTCGACTTTAAAGGCGCAAGATACTTTGAATCTGGCGGACAGAATGTAGGGTTAAGTGACTTGATAGAGCATCATGTTGAACCAGAAAAGGATGCCTTAGTTTTCTTAAGTTTAGATTTTTCTAACATTCAAACTCATGTAGAAGATGATTTTGCTTGGACACTCGTTGATACAACCGTTCAAGGAGAGGTTAGGAAGTCTGGAAAAACTTTCAACAAAACGGGGTTTCAAACCTTTCTTTTTAAAAAAGTTAACGGTGAGTGGCTGGTAGTTCACACGCATTCCTCTAGTAGAAATCGTGCAAAAGACTAGCGAAATAAATGTATTGAAAGCTACTTTGGTAATATCAACGGTAGCTTTCCAGTTTGCTCAAGATCAGAACCATCTCGGCTATCCTATTGCCAAAATGCCTTACACTTCATATTGGCACGAACTAAGCTTCCCGCCAGCCAATGAACCCTTATTATTCGTTTTTGCACAGATTTTTAATCAACATCGAATCCTTAAACACTTGTCCTCCCAACCTACATTTTGTTCCACATACGCTATTCTCAAAAGGTGCAGAGAAATATGAAAATCGTTTATTTTGGAAACGACTTATTCTCGAATTGTTTGTCACTTCTAATTAAAAATAGATTGAACATTGAACGCGTTTTTATAAACGATGTTCAGGAAAATGCGAGCTTCATCAAACGAATTTGTCGTAAATACAATATTGTTTATTCCACTGAAAAACCAAGTATCGTGACTCTTAAAGGATATTTAAATGACGAACAGACAGTCTTTGTTGTAGCCGATTACGGATACAAAGTACCCACAAACGAAATAAAATATGCGATTAATATCCACCCATCTTTACTACCCAAAAGTAGAGGCCCAACCCCACTCACCTACATTATCGACAACCCTGAGAACGCGGGTGTTAGCATTCATAAACTCACTGAGAAACTTGATGCAGGTAGCATCCTAATCCAAGAGAAATTTGAGGTCGAAAACAATGAAACGATTTCATCATTGATGGTCAAGTCTCAGTTACTCGCAGAAACTCTGTTAGAAGAATTACTTAATAACTTTAATGAGCTTTATAATAACGCCACACCTCAATTGGAAAAGCTAGCGTCATTCCAAAGTCTACCTCCAGTAAAAAGAAGGTTTGTAAATTGGGATCAAAACACCGCTCAATTTAGTCATGCCCTTCGACAGTATGGGCACTTTGGGATTCTTATTTCGTTAGATAACGCGTTATATATCGCAAATGATGTCGAAGTCACAACTTTCAGTCACGATTTCACGTGCGGTAGCATAATCTTTGAGGATGCACTGATTAAAAGCATTGCTATAAATGATG
Protein-coding sequences here:
- a CDS encoding copper resistance CopC family protein; the encoded protein is MKALVKSFAIFSVLLSSVALAHEAIEIKSSTPSKNAMLMEAPMELSVSFTKGVRLIKVVLKDSEGAKVDFGFEPPKEVATDYSWTLPKLRPGSYNVEFIMLGSDGHKMKDSFGFMVH
- a CDS encoding copper resistance D family protein, with the translated sequence MYIWNTVIVVSKLMFYLGFAATAGYTFFWRDINDNSTNYTTPSYSAVWVKVCVFVAFISNAVWFIANTGAMVEEGIQGALDPFMLKIMLSSPIGEVTLYRAGGLAVALITIYLLKFKPLKPFLRLKSCLLVLCLFTLSYTFTLTGHVSELGSIARILLMVHVFVMAWWFGALIPLKLSCHYQSYEKLYKLMDRFGTQAAVLVTLLLSAGIWLAIQLVGSFEGLFSSIYGQTLLVKMFLVTSILAIAIRHKLKLVPKLKSGSGSEALSKSISLELTIAVAILIITSGLTSIVGPER
- a CDS encoding YybH family protein; the encoded protein is MKIKLLVLLFIMPVIMSFAASAHEKEHHEKGMFSGLDTPAAKIVIAFHHALNTGDKITAKSLLADDVTIYEGGGVERSADEYAQHHMNSDMEYLSSVTNKALEHQVKVLGNTAISASRFLVNGMFKGEERDYQSMETIVLINTEGEWKIKHIHWSN
- a CDS encoding DUF4440 domain-containing protein, which produces MEYGWENGDGAPFKKHFFDFKGARYFESGGQNVGLSDLIEHHVEPEKDALVFLSLDFSNIQTHVEDDFAWTLVDTTVQGEVRKSGKTFNKTGFQTFLFKKVNGEWLVVHTHSSSRNRAKD
- a CDS encoding formyltransferase family protein, with protein sequence MKIVYFGNDLFSNCLSLLIKNRLNIERVFINDVQENASFIKRICRKYNIVYSTEKPSIVTLKGYLNDEQTVFVVADYGYKVPTNEIKYAINIHPSLLPKSRGPTPLTYIIDNPENAGVSIHKLTEKLDAGSILIQEKFEVENNETISSLMVKSQLLAETLLEELLNNFNELYNNATPQLEKLASFQSLPPVKRRFVNWDQNTAQFSHALRQYGHFGILISLDNALYIANDVEVTTFSHDFTCGSIIFEDALIKSIAINDGYVVLSKRSLRLYESRVLN